A genome region from Aurantiacibacter sp. MUD61 includes the following:
- the queG gene encoding tRNA epoxyqueuosine(34) reductase QueG, producing MVNTPSTLFLEDRLKAKARELGFAAVGIAPADDDAVRAERLHEWLGEGFHGTMGWMEDRAYVRQGPNSMWPEAQSVIALGMSYAPDVDPLALEGDEEKARISVYSQGRDYHDVLKKAAKALARWMVEQEPDSQLKVFVDTAPVMEKPLGEAAGLGWQGKHTNLVSREHGSWLFLGAIYWTVPLTPDAAGTDRCGSCRACQDACPTDAFPEAYRLDARRCISYLTIEHKGPIPEEFRKAIGNRIYGCDDCLAVCPWNKFADTAARHKAFAPRDGLVEPQLAELLQLDDAAFRAKFSGSPIKRIGRNRFVRNCLIAAGNSGNAELLPLVKNLCEDQDDVVAEAAQWAKAQLKASP from the coding sequence ATGGTTAACACGCCGTCAACTCTCTTCCTTGAGGATCGCCTGAAGGCCAAAGCGCGTGAGCTGGGTTTTGCCGCCGTGGGCATTGCGCCAGCCGACGATGACGCGGTGCGCGCAGAGCGCCTGCACGAATGGCTGGGTGAAGGTTTTCACGGCACCATGGGCTGGATGGAGGACCGCGCCTACGTGCGGCAAGGGCCGAACAGCATGTGGCCGGAAGCGCAAAGCGTTATCGCGCTGGGCATGTCCTACGCGCCGGACGTCGATCCACTGGCGCTGGAAGGCGACGAAGAAAAGGCGCGCATTTCGGTCTATTCGCAGGGCCGCGATTATCACGACGTGCTGAAAAAGGCTGCCAAGGCGCTCGCGCGCTGGATGGTGGAGCAGGAGCCGGACAGCCAGCTCAAGGTTTTTGTCGATACAGCACCGGTGATGGAGAAACCGCTCGGCGAGGCCGCAGGTCTCGGCTGGCAGGGCAAGCACACCAATCTTGTCAGCCGCGAGCATGGCAGCTGGCTGTTCCTCGGTGCGATTTACTGGACAGTGCCGCTCACGCCTGATGCGGCCGGAACGGACCGCTGCGGATCATGCCGCGCGTGCCAGGATGCCTGCCCGACCGATGCATTCCCCGAAGCCTACAGGCTCGATGCGCGGCGCTGCATTTCCTATCTCACCATCGAGCACAAAGGACCGATCCCGGAGGAATTTCGCAAAGCCATCGGCAATCGCATCTATGGCTGCGATGATTGCCTTGCGGTGTGCCCGTGGAATAAATTTGCGGATACAGCTGCGCGGCACAAAGCCTTCGCTCCGCGCGACGGGCTGGTCGAGCCCCAACTCGCCGAGCTGCTTCAACTTGATGATGCCGCTTTCCGAGCGAAATTCTCCGGCTCCCCGATCAAAAGGATCGGCCGCAACCGCTTCGTTCGCAATTGCCTGATTGCTGCCGGGAACAGCGGTAATGCGGAGTTATTGCCGCTGGTGAAGAACCTTTGCGAAGATCAGGACGATGTAGTCGCCGAGGCCGCGCAATGGGCCAAGGCCCAACTTAAAGCATCTCCTTGA
- a CDS encoding NAD(P)/FAD-dependent oxidoreductase, whose amino-acid sequence MTRHDVVIVGTGHGGAQAAIALRQQGFEGSILMIGRDNVPPYERPPLSKEYLAGEKPFERVLIRPEKFWADKDVELLLGKSVTKIMPEAHEVQLSGGETIGYGRLIWAAGGDARRLSCPGAHLDGVHAVRDKRDVDALLKDIEGGAKRFVVVGGGYIGLEAAAVLRKLDREVVLVEALDRVLSRVAGEELSRFYEAEHHRHGVELRLGVGVERLLGEERVTGVKLSDGEEIACDAVVVGIGIVPAVGPLIAAGAAAANGVDVTDICHTSLDQIYAIGDCAAHANPYADGAVIRLESVQNANDMATTAAKAICGNPEPYNALPWFWSNQYDLRLQTAGLSIGHDQTVLRGDLDERSFSVIYLKDGRVIAVDAVNRTKDYVQGRKLVEARAEVDPGELADTEKPLKEML is encoded by the coding sequence ATGACGCGTCACGATGTTGTAATAGTCGGCACCGGCCATGGCGGCGCCCAAGCTGCCATAGCCCTCCGCCAGCAGGGCTTCGAAGGCTCGATCCTGATGATCGGGCGCGACAATGTGCCGCCGTATGAGCGGCCGCCGCTTTCCAAGGAATATCTCGCCGGGGAGAAGCCGTTCGAGCGGGTGTTGATCCGTCCCGAGAAATTCTGGGCCGATAAAGATGTGGAGCTGCTGCTCGGCAAATCGGTGACGAAAATCATGCCCGAAGCGCATGAAGTGCAGCTGAGCGGCGGCGAGACGATTGGCTACGGCCGTCTGATCTGGGCAGCGGGCGGCGACGCACGGCGCCTGTCCTGCCCCGGCGCGCATCTGGACGGTGTGCATGCCGTGCGGGACAAACGCGATGTCGATGCCCTGCTGAAAGACATTGAAGGCGGTGCCAAACGCTTCGTGGTGGTCGGCGGCGGCTATATCGGCCTGGAAGCAGCCGCAGTGCTGCGCAAACTCGATCGCGAAGTCGTGCTGGTCGAAGCGCTCGACCGCGTACTCAGCCGCGTCGCGGGCGAAGAGCTTTCGCGCTTCTACGAGGCTGAGCACCACCGCCACGGTGTCGAATTGCGCCTCGGTGTCGGTGTCGAGAGGTTGCTGGGCGAGGAGCGCGTGACCGGTGTGAAGCTGAGCGATGGCGAAGAGATCGCCTGCGATGCGGTGGTGGTCGGTATCGGCATCGTTCCGGCTGTCGGACCACTGATTGCTGCAGGTGCTGCGGCAGCCAATGGCGTCGATGTGACCGATATCTGCCACACGAGCCTCGATCAGATTTACGCCATCGGAGACTGCGCGGCGCACGCCAACCCCTATGCCGACGGAGCGGTGATCCGCCTCGAAAGCGTGCAGAACGCCAATGACATGGCGACCACGGCGGCAAAGGCCATTTGCGGCAATCCAGAACCCTACAATGCGCTTCCCTGGTTCTGGTCGAACCAGTATGATCTGCGCCTGCAAACCGCAGGTCTGAGTATCGGCCACGACCAGACAGTGCTGCGCGGCGATCTAGATGAACGAAGCTTTTCGGTGATCTATCTGAAAGATGGCCGCGTAATCGCCGTGGATGCGGTCAATCGCACGAAGGATTACGTCCAGGGCCGCAAGCTCGTGGAAGCGCGCGCCGAAGTAGACCCGGGAGAGCTGGCCGATACCGAAAAGCCGCTCAAGGAGATGCTTTAA